ctagaaagCAGTGGTGTcaccccagctcacagcaacctcaaattcctgggctcaggtgagcctcctgcctctgcctcctgagtagttgggactatgggcatgcactaccatatctggctaattttttctatttttagttacccatctaattttttttttctatttttagtagagacagggtcttgttcttgttaaggctggtctcgaactcctgagctcaagctatcctccgcctcagcctcccagagtgctaggattacaggcatgagccaccacacccagccttctgCCCTTAGATTTTAAAAGTTCACATTCTTAGAACCTAGGTATTAATTAATTCTCTGCTATTGGTGTTCTGAAGTAAAAATGGGGACTTAGAGATCAATTTATTAGGCTGATTGAAATACATCCTCCTTGGTCAAGAGAAGTGATTAGTGTAGATCCAGAGCTCAAATGGACCAAAAGCACCATTTATAAGGGCAAAGATGATTTACCTCCTGAAATACTACTCTTCCTCAGTTTGTAAAGTATAGCCTTTGATCTCCCAAGTATGTCAGAACCATTTTGGTTAGCTAACTGGGTATAGATTTTTCTTTGCAGCATTTGGAGCCCTGGAACCTTAAAGACTGGaccttaaataaattattaaatggatATATTGGGAAAATAGATTTCATGGTGGTTTGTGAAATGATAGGAGACATAGAGAGCAGATAATATCCTGCAAGGTAGACTATGATCTATTCCATTTGTATCCATGCCTGACACACTCATGCTCACTTATTCTCTTATTCCCTAACCATCTCTCCTAAATGAGCTTTCCTCATTCTCTGGACTTACCACACAGTCTGGATCTATAGTCTTTACTATTATCTCTCTTCactcttcctttcctccatttTGGGTCTTTTCCCCAGGATACAGGACTAATTTCAAAACAGAGTCATGTATAATTTGTATCTCTTTCATTTCCTAATTCCTACTGTAGCAGTTTGTTTCAACAGAAAGGAATAGGGGACTTTTGTACTTTGGATTTCTTTCAGACTGGAAGATCAGGCCTGAAGCCAAATCATCATATCTGCAGCAGAGTGTATCAGAAATATCCCATAGCACAGATAATCTCTCACATTCCACATTAGAAGACTCCTGGGATGTTGACAGCCAGTTAGAGAAGCACCAGGAAAACTGGAAGAGACATCTGGGGCCAGAGGCACCCACCCAGAAGAAAATAATCACACCACAAGAAAATTTTGAGCAAAATAAATTTGGTGAAAACTCTAGATTGAACACAGACCTGGTTACACAACTGAACATTCCTTTTAGAATAGGGCTTAGTGAATGTGAGACACTTGGAAACAATTTGGAACATAATTCAGACTTACTTAATCAGAGCAATATCCTTACAAAAAAGAAACcctttaaatgtaataaatgtagaaaagctTTTATTCATAGATCGTCACTTACTAAACATGAGAAAACTCACAAGGGAGAGGGAGCTTTCCCCAATGGTACAGATCAGGGAATTTATCCTGGAAAGAAACACCATGAGTGTACTGACTGTGGGAAAACCTTCCTCTGGAAGACACAGCTTACAGAGcaccagagaattcacactggggaGAAACCCTTTGAATGTAATGTGTGTGGAAAGGCATTCAGGCACAGCTCATCCCTTGGTCAACATGAGAATgctcacacaggagagaaaccctatcaGTGCAGTCTCTGTGGGAAGGCCTTCCAGCGCAGCTCCTCCCTTGTTCAACACCAGAGAATTCACACCGGAGAGAAGCCCTATCGATGTAATCTATGTGGAAGGTCATTTAGGCATGGCACATCCCTTACTCAACATGAGGTCACACATAGTGGAGAGAAGCCCTTccaatgtaaagaatgtgggaaagccttcagtcGATGTTCTTCCCTAGTCCAACATGAGAGGACTCATACTGGCGAGAAACCTTTTGAATGTAGCATATGTGGGAGGGCTTTTGGTCAGAGCCCATCCCTTTATAAACATATGAGGATTCATAAGAGAGGCAAACCTTACCAAAGCAATAACTACAGCATAGATTTCAAGCATACCTTATCTCTTACACAAGATGAAAGCACTCTAACTGAAGTGAAATCCTATCATTGTAATGACTGTGGAGAAGACTTCAGTCACATTACAGACTTTACTGACCATCAGAGGATTCATTCTGGAGAGAACCCCTATGACTGTGAGCAGGCGTTTAGTCAACAACCTATTTCTCATCCTGGGGAGAAACCATACCAATGTAATGTATGTGGAAAAGCTTTCAAAAGGAGTACAAGTTTCATAGAGCATCacagaattcatactggagaaaaaccctatgaatgtaatgaGTGTGGAGAAGCCTTCAGTCGACGCTCATCGCTTACTCAACATGAGAGAacccacactggagagaaaccctatgaatgtataGACTGTGGAAAAGCCTTCAGTCAAAGTTCATCTCTTATTCAGCATGAGAGAACTCATAccggagagaaaccctatgaatgtaatgaatgtggacgAGCCTTCCGAAAGAAAACTAACCTGCACGatcatcagagaattcatactggagaaaaaccctattcttgtaaggaatgtgggaaaaaCTTTAGCCGAAGCTCAGCTCTTACTAAACACCAGAGGATTCATGCacgaaataaactttaaaaacccTGAAATTGAAGGTGCAGAACACTTTAGCTAAAATACTGTTCTGATTCAGTATCAGAGGATTCTTACTGGAGAGGAAGCTTGAGAATGTGATGAATCATGTGTTTTTATGTTGAGTGTGGAGAAAACTCTGTGCCAGTCAAcagaattttgtttaataaataaaagccacATTCTCAGATCTAATTACAGAATGTTGTAAAACAACTACAAACACCATATGTAGCAGTTGGAAATATTCCTATATATTGGACTTTATAAAGCTTTTGAATATATGCAGGAGATCACCAAGTTTCAACAGCTTGACTTGTAACTCCCACTGTTGACagccttttaaaaacatagaactCCTGCTATAATAACTGAcgcttattttaaaattgtttgacaGCTGCACTCAACTGCAGCTCTTACATTAACTTCGCCATGGAAACTAATTCCACCTCCGGGAATTCACCATTCAAAGAATTAGGTCAACTAGCTTAGCCActtcattgtacagatgaagatACTAAAAACCAAAGATGTGAAGTGGTTTGCACAGTGTGATACAACCTAAATGGCAAAGCTGGGTTCAGAATTCAGGTTTCCTGGATCTTTAGCTCCATGTCCTTGCCACTGAAAAGGTATTTTGGAATTCAGagggctttaaaataaaaaaattttttgagacagagtcttgctctgttgccctggctagagtgtagtggagTCATTGTAGCAACTTCTTGCAAGCttacaaccaaaaaacaaactgTAGATAGTTGAACTACTGGTGACATTTTTCCTTCTCCCAGTTATAATTATTCTTCCAGCTAACATTGGTTTCATAGCACTAATAAATCCTGTGCTTTTTGTGGCATACTCATGAAAAAGCACTGCCCCAAACTTCCTATATCAGATCAGTGGGAAAATGACacaaaactaagagaattttttCCCAGTTAATTTACTGTAGAAAAATATAAGTCTAATTACCCATTGCCATCAGTTTTGTCTTTGACTCAGAGAAATGCTATGTATTGACGCATTTTGTGTGCAAAGGTAATATTTCcccgttaaaaaaaaaaagtctactaaTTTTAGCTCTGTGGTGCCTTTGCATCAGTAAAGCATGAGCTAAGCTTACATGGCCTGCTCCATCCCCTAATGGTTTATCCTAAAGAAATTTCTAGAACCTTTGTTGGTTCATGACAGAGCAGAGAAATTTGGAAGCAATTGTGGACACTGGCCCCTTTCACACAAGAACCTCTTCTCCCCTTAAGATAGGCAAATTTTTCCATACCTAATTATAAATCATGGAGTGAAATGATGTCACTGGTGTTGATGGTTAACCTTTCCTACTGGCTTCTTTTTGTGCCAGACAGCAGCATCCATCACCCTTCTCTCATCCTGGATGGCATGAGGCAGCTCCCAAGCATTCTTCATCCTCTGCAGGGAAAAATGTGCATGGGGGCTGAAATGTATGTGTAGACCATTGAGTCTATCACCTGTGAAGCAAGATGGGCTATTCCATAGCAGATCTGCCCTTCTGAGATGTtaaccactaaaaaaaaagaaacccttgtTTATGATGCTCCATGCTTAGCTCACACACAATGCCAAGACCATGCTTGTGTTGTCTGATATGTAGTTGACAATGGGTAATTCTACTCAGACCCTCCCCTACTGATTGGCTGGGATGCATGTCAGGATCTTATTTTACTGCTGGTTGTTTGGAGGGTCCCCATAGTGGCCTACTTCCAGGAATGGCATGAATTGTAACTGAGTGCTGTTCCACTGTTACGGAGGTTTATAAAAACTTAGTTCCAGAAGACTTAAAGGAGACCACTTGTGTGTCTTTGGAGCCTGGCTTGGATCCAGCCACTACTCTGAATTTCAGTACATCTTCACTGACAGGAGGGAGCCCAGGATGTACGTGTGGCTGATTGAGCAGAGGGATTTCCTAGTCCTAGCAGCCGTGCACCGTACACTTATACATACCCTTGCAGAGCTACAGGAATTGCATCCTTGTAACATCAAtgtattctttcaataaatagcCTTCTGAGTTGAATGGGAGTCAGtttgtctttttcaatttttagaacTTGGCTAAGATTTAAGAATGGCACATCAAGAAGAAAGGATTCACTGCTAAACTCATCGTATCCAGGTGAGTTGTTAATAATAATgcctaccatttattgaatgcttactatttAAAAGACATTATGTTAATGTTTCATTTCGTTCAATTTTACAACTCCTAATTAGAGGTGTTGTGGTTGCTCTTGTCTTTGTTTGCCCAGCTTTCCCATTCTCTTCCTCTTGTAGCAATTCCTGTTGTACTGACCACAAAAACACAAGTCAGGATGTCCCCAGGGCTCAGTGATAGTTCTAGGGGAAGGATTGTGACCTAGTTCAGCCAACTGGAGTCCTTTGccagaatattttcaaagtagaGCTGGAAGGAGAACTTGCCTTATTTTGGGGTTGCTATGCTGAAAAGTTAAAGAGCTAGAGGTTCTTGGAGTCCAATTTCTTACCAGAGATAGGAGGTCTGTTGTATAGGACGAGATGAGGCTGACATGATGGTGTTCTCCTTTCTATTCCCTGAGGTCCTAGGACCTAGCTTAATTTCTTCTCCTTAGGATTCAGTGAGCTCCCCACTATTAGTCCAACAAATCCTCCTTTTTGTGCAAGCTAGTTTTTTATGTGTCTGTTGTTTGCATTAAAGAAACCTAATACATGTATTATATCCTTGTTTTATAATGGAAGGGGGGGGTCTCAAGAAGTACATAAACTCACCCAAGGTAGTATTTAATATTTCCCAGATTCAGTCTTTGAATTGGAATTGTCTAACCCCAAAGGGATAGCTCTTACTCTAACTCCAATGTCTCCAGAACCATGTTTTGTTCAAGATGCTGCATGTAACTCAATGTCATTTGGGGAtgagtggtttttgtttttttttttttttgagacagagtctcactttgttgcccaggctagagtgagtgctgtggtgtcagcctagttcacagcaacctcaaactcctgggctcaggcgatcctcctgtctcagcctcccgagtagctgggactacaggcatatgccaccatgcccagctaattttttgtatacatatttttagttgtccaattaatttctttctatttttagtagagacggggtcttgctcaggctggttttgaactcctgacctcgagcaatccgcccgcctccgcccgcctcggcctcccagagtgctaggattacaggcgtgagccacctcgcccagccgggGATGAGTGGTTGAAGGCACATGATGACACTTTAAGTTGAGACTGAGTGGGAGACAGCATGGTGAAGAGCCTTGCAATGTTTTTCTTGACTATTTCAGTAAATTAAATCTGCTAAATTCACCCACAACGCTCACACCTTAATATATCAGTTATTTACAGTTGCCTATACTGTAGATAAAATCTTATACTTAAAAAACTAACTTTATCATAAATGTTTTTCATGTTGCTACACAAGTCTCCTACTATTGAGACAATATTTGGATTGcttttggtgttgttttttttaataatgagattGAATACTTTAAGCACCCCACGTTTTTTTCCTGTTGAATATTAAAAGGTGATACCCaaaatgagattaaataaaatatccaaaatgagATTACTGTGTCAGCATATATAGGGTGGTATAACCAGCTGGTGTGGGATTCATAAAAGAATAAGCTTGGTAAGACAGTGCAGGAGTAATTGTCTCAAAATTGcaaaagggaggcaggagaaaaCCGGTCTCCCACTTCTGCCTCATGATGTCTGGGGAAGGGCCCCAGGGCAACCATTATATCTGCCAGAGCATCTAGCACACCTGTATGgaagataagaaaaatacatcTACACTTGCTAATGGTGGTGATACTCAGATCTTTATAGCTGCaatggactttgtttttttttgtttgtttgtttgttttttgagacagagtctcgctttgttgcccaggctagagtgagtgccttggcatcagcctagctcacagcaacctcaatctcctgggctcaggcaatcctcctgcctcagcctcccgagtagctgggactacaggcatgcgccaccatgcccggctaattttttctatatatattagttggccaattaatttctttctgtttatagtagagatggggtctcgttcttgctcaggctggtttcgaactcctgacctcgagcaatccacccaccttggcctccctgagtgctaggattacaggcatgagccaccgagcccggccgtAATGGGCTTTTATAAATAGTAACTAAGCTGGTTAATTCctactcatcttttaaaatgcagttgGCACTTCGGAAAAGGTTTTGCTGACCGCCACTTAAACTAAATTGGTCTCCTTTTAAGTTTTCATAGATTACTAGTAATGTCTTTCATGTTACCACAATTTGTATCTGTGATTATTTGATATTCTTTTTCCCCATACTAGATTGTGAGTTCCAGGAAGGCAGAGTCCACGTCTGTTTGTTCCCCTGCTTATCAAAATACCAAGCATGTAGTAGGTACCTAAGACAGTATTTTAAGTGGGCAATCAAGTGGAGATTCATTCATAAAGACAATTGGCTCATAAATGGAAATGGCTTGAAGTCAGAAtgttgcaaaataaaacaatgtgataCTATTTCATACCAATTAGGCtggcaaaaaattagaaatctggCAAGGGGGAAATGAGAACTTTCACCAGTGTGAGAGGgtaaattataatcattttggaaagtaatttggcaAAATCCGGTAACATTGAAGCTAAGCATACCTCATGCTGCAGGATAAATTCTCCCACGTAGgcacaaattttttgttttttttttttttgttttttgaaacagagtctcactctgttgcccagtttagagtgagtgccgtgg
This sequence is a window from Microcebus murinus isolate Inina chromosome 20, M.murinus_Inina_mat1.0, whole genome shotgun sequence. Protein-coding genes within it:
- the ZFP90 gene encoding zinc finger protein 90 homolog isoform X1, with translation MAPRPPAAAPQESVTFKDVSVDFTQEEWHHIDPAQRRLYRDVMLENYSHLVSVGYQVSKPEVIFKLEQGEEPWISEGEIQRRFCPDWKIRPEAKSSYLQQSVSEISHSTDNLSHSTLEDSWDVDSQLEKHQENWKRHLGPEAPTQKKIITPQENFEQNKFGENSRLNTDLVTQLNIPFRIGLSECETLGNNLEHNSDLLNQSNILTKKKPFKCNKCRKAFIHRSSLTKHEKTHKGEGAFPNGTDQGIYPGKKHHECTDCGKTFLWKTQLTEHQRIHTGEKPFECNVCGKAFRHSSSLGQHENAHTGEKPYQCSLCGKAFQRSSSLVQHQRIHTGEKPYRCNLCGRSFRHGTSLTQHEVTHSGEKPFQCKECGKAFSRCSSLVQHERTHTGEKPFECSICGRAFGQSPSLYKHMRIHKRGKPYQSNNYSIDFKHTLSLTQDESTLTEVKSYHCNDCGEDFSHITDFTDHQRIHSGENPYDCEQAFSQQPISHPGEKPYQCNVCGKAFKRSTSFIEHHRIHTGEKPYECNECGEAFSRRSSLTQHERTHTGEKPYECIDCGKAFSQSSSLIQHERTHTGEKPYECNECGRAFRKKTNLHDHQRIHTGEKPYSCKECGKNFSRSSALTKHQRIHARNKL
- the ZFP90 gene encoding zinc finger protein 90 homolog isoform X2, encoding MGLGAETEEESVTFKDVSVDFTQEEWHHIDPAQRRLYRDVMLENYSHLVSVGYQVSKPEVIFKLEQGEEPWISEGEIQRRFCPDWKIRPEAKSSYLQQSVSEISHSTDNLSHSTLEDSWDVDSQLEKHQENWKRHLGPEAPTQKKIITPQENFEQNKFGENSRLNTDLVTQLNIPFRIGLSECETLGNNLEHNSDLLNQSNILTKKKPFKCNKCRKAFIHRSSLTKHEKTHKGEGAFPNGTDQGIYPGKKHHECTDCGKTFLWKTQLTEHQRIHTGEKPFECNVCGKAFRHSSSLGQHENAHTGEKPYQCSLCGKAFQRSSSLVQHQRIHTGEKPYRCNLCGRSFRHGTSLTQHEVTHSGEKPFQCKECGKAFSRCSSLVQHERTHTGEKPFECSICGRAFGQSPSLYKHMRIHKRGKPYQSNNYSIDFKHTLSLTQDESTLTEVKSYHCNDCGEDFSHITDFTDHQRIHSGENPYDCEQAFSQQPISHPGEKPYQCNVCGKAFKRSTSFIEHHRIHTGEKPYECNECGEAFSRRSSLTQHERTHTGEKPYECIDCGKAFSQSSSLIQHERTHTGEKPYECNECGRAFRKKTNLHDHQRIHTGEKPYSCKECGKNFSRSSALTKHQRIHARNKL